One part of the Plasmodium yoelii strain 17X genome assembly, chromosome: 13 genome encodes these proteins:
- a CDS encoding acetyl-CoA carboxylase, putative — protein MISIFLSILLFVLIFENPTKSIKIRNTYYMHMYNNVNINNFAEKETRGQYPNRKGTNDVLSENYRNKFMPLFVSKGTNILNSILKNKTFRYIYNDPERNTKKNSKNNSKNLAFLYTLHKHSNTLSRISKSKSFQGDDIEKLENNNDEDNDSTNNISSRSNSNDIDKTYSFDHIGNNLNEDPEKKIFSFTSNRKDAQSGFRDDSNSSYITKDNLKKKSDSVNNREKKVLENLIDNFSNLNWSNNIIDDANLNQPQYSKEFGSYIKSENDKSLHYYSDGILDHLYSYKKFSTKNKKKKNLNKLFYSFKPLENVHTIKKGTITAQPIQNNAEIGTPLSHSDKNGISMSNINKRQIKFGDKRIYMKKGDTCERDENEHIDDTEFLTYEETNNIKKKAYKDYINYINERRYPYINYLKMKNEKIIKKLLIANNGMAALKCILSLKEWLFKTFNDENLIQIIVLATEDDIKSNSKYISLSDKVIKVPPGKNSYNYANVSLIVDIAKKENVDAVWPGWGHCSENPLLSSMLEKENIIFVGPTDNVMEALGDKISANILAQSVNVPVVKWSGDNLKIKDFENNSISQDIYNKSTIHSLEECIRECKRIGYPVMIKASQGGGGKGIRKVENENEIKKYYEQVQNELPNSPIFLMKVCSNVRHIEIQVVGDMYGNVCSLSGRDCTTQRRFQKIFEEGPPSIVPPHTFREMEKASIRLTKMIKYRGAGTIEYLYDQVNNKYYFLELNTRLQVEHPVSEGITDTNIVAIQLQVAMGIPLQNIDDIKKLYKIEEKTKKNTSSSSVSIVNDKLKLPISEKDNNKTVKTNLSEQLGMFDFYNNMPHTKNHVIAARITAENSNDSFKPTSGLVKNVNFQNSKDVWGYFSINNGFVHEFSDSQIGHIFAKGETREIARKNLILALRKLSIDGEIKTVTKYLAKILESKAFIDNNITTNWLDVVIERKKNIYYNAFHIIILCAAIFKLLIYFMKEMENTEDSLNREDIAIKSENNINDISLNGKMKRAHIFDIIFQNVKYKFKGYNTGEDLYKLNINDQEIEILAKYDKENNKIFASFHNQTYIYTCIEDSLGTHMNLGKDNVFIPVITNPYHLISNTNGKIVKYLIKDGEKINKFDDYIEVEAMKMIMTFKSTETGILKHKMSEGAMIKIGDLLGVIEKEKDNQNYQNDDNNNKIIDFIGHLNLSNKNAYELNGTFVPDLAEESHNNEVCCKNIEKEKMENLRKIEDPKNNKIYPTKHTNRNSQVNTTNESVSVQDIKTENMKKDESQFCTEDKQIQNNQVNRRNKLFLKKNNGKNNKNNMFRLFSQKNDNDSKIIDSNIESNSRDDTLSYDKINKKNTNNESLKATKKEPKDATNMLETTKETSIGSKNYLNEKLNSVKKYLTNLNLSITNTINKMSTTPNEELINDISENNLSTTNTMHNDSIVNSGSNDSLVSQRTNNISEEKIDNNKKLISYDNYKNQSYKDKIVSSEIDFPVNNTKDKKLDKMKIISDTEMSRSNDDNSQSSRNRTNTNYNEKIELNFDNKKDKENEFFLELSNMKRIEYLLKGYEQDYEKCFEDFLKDKNNFDKNLNYILDKFIEYNHLFSKKEIISEVEIYYILYKSISDKKKQYEIIHAYTYNYLSIKLLEKILNNLINSKQTNLSLQILNKIKILKEFKGKIFGSIILLSRYIIYLYEQNEKIHYLESSFQYNKNMEDMKKQSLQNYIRFLTKSSNMDNYKIDQILNNTNYEEKIKLFLKSPSDIHYSLPFLFKTENVNYQEMFNTYLHNLYKYSTIKAKPHSPNCLVFSINNHEYNNVMLNLNEDITIEQFKSMLDDILYEMKSDKINTFHIINKNETFFNSLQNYLDNAFKKVNTLYIYNYFGNKYGEIHKINMNAYKEREKIQDNLEKSPIETNKNDSTINNKIYLLPFEEEILTSENIASNFELKNVGQEVFNKTKILLGTYKQNNKYTSLFAQRIIDINDLQKQVDSDNIKVYDEQENVGMTKNGKNNILLSKNIENGQMNNQIYDIFMSELKESIEDISIYRLNPSIRDIKISSNIIYHIVLPNNSNIEDQINGIKEIYKNFLNKYNELFIENYVNNVYIKVYKEIEEEKNNETKLELNQLLKLHVLFDNEKEVIEKVDKINPVIIDALYLKRKRARDVDTIYAYDFVKLINIALNRINNTLNDNFNYINSVKEFKIDYSRENSEEINDTVSVGKKEKSQPNKNDKQSKWLFENFDNLSSDEIRIKKSLYLSNSLEIGQNKMSVIGLLMNVKTDEYKEGRDIAFIINDITTNGGAFSVLEDELFYGVSCYAREKKIPRICISCNSGAKIGLYNYLMDKIKVCWNDENKKELGYKYIYITEEVKETIPKKDIIYLREIYENGEKRYIIDAIVGNLNNHIGVENLRGSGLIAGETSKAYDEIFTLSYVTGRSVGIGAYLVRLGKRTIQKKGSSLLLTGFNALNKILGEKVYISNEQLGGVNIMMKNGISQLEAENDQDGVNKIFKWLSYVPKTSDNYFDVLGESTKSFHNKLQEDNKCDITKSRNLNNSIDSDQQSNNYPNGYINDQDIQEYAKKNSLHSSSDSTTVEPESIKECDTSLIHINGNNGDEESGNEISDTISDNWNKINDVDMDNVNEADIIELLKGSDKKQGFLDKNSYFEYMNEWGKGIITGRGKLGSIPIGFIAVNKNLVTQTVPCDPALKTKAIKTTNAPCVFVPDNSYKTAQSIEDFNKENLPLFVFANWRGFSGGTMDMFNSILKFGSMIVNQLVNYKHPVFVYIPILGELRGGSWVVVDETLNSQIIEMYADTNSKGGILEPPGLVEVKFKFAEIKKLMNNSDPYIIELNQKLATLQNEEEILSVKKEIEKKEKEMLPFYLQVCHKYADLHDVSSCMKEKGVIRKIVPWEKSRSFFYYRLLRRLILHTLNKKFGDSYTNCDEIKDIINDLKNSEDDDQVVCKRVLNGNVLKNINKIKDEILHKKTLDGIFKEFQNLSKTQKIELYKKISSYEF, from the exons atgattagtATCTTTTTATCAATATTACTATTTGTTCTCATATTTGAAAATCCAACAAAATCTATAAAAATTAGAAACACTTATTATATGCACATGtataataatgttaataTCAATAATTTTGCAGAAAAAGAAACGAGAGGCCAATATCCAAATAGAAAAGGGACAAATGATGTTTTATCTGAAAATTATCGAAATAAGTTTATGCCTTTATTTGTGTCTAAAggaacaaatatattaaattccattttaaaaaataaaacgtttagatatatatataatgatccagaaagaaatacaaaaaaaaattcaaagaATAATTCTAAGAATTTGGCATTTCTTTACACCCTTCATAAACATTCGAATACATTAAGTAGAATTTCAAAAAGCAAGAGCTTCCAGGGAGATGATATagaaaaattggaaaataataatgatgaagatAACGACAGCACAAACAATATAAGTAGTAGAAGTAATAGCAATGATATTGATAAAACGTATTCATTTGACCATATaggaaataatttaaatgaagATCCCGAGAAAAAAATTTTCAGCTTTACATCAAATAGAAAAGATGCTCAAAGTGGCTTTAGGGATGATTCCAATTCCAGCTACATAACTAAGGAcaatttaaagaaaaaaagcgATAGTGTAAATAATagagaaaaaaaagttttaGAAAATTTGATAGacaatttttcaaatttaaactggtctaataatataattgatGATGCAAATTTAAATCAACCACAATATTCAAAAGAATTTGGCTCTTATATAAAATCGGAAAACGATAAATCATTACACTACTATTCAGATGGTATACTAGACCATCTTTATTcgtataaaaaatttagtacaaaaaataagaaaaaaaaaaatttgaataaattattttacagCTTTAAGCCATTGGAAAATGTTCATACGATAAAAAAAGGAACTATAACTGCGCAGCCTATTCAAAATAATGCGGAAATAGGGACACCTTTATCCCACAGTGACAAAAATGGAATATCTATGAGCAATATAAACAAAAGACAAATAAAATTCGGAGATAAACGAATATACATGAAAAAAGGGGATACTTGTGAAAGAGATGAAAATGAACATATTGATGATACCGAATTTTTAACATACGaagaaacaaataatataaaaaaaaaagcatataaagattatattaattatataaatgaaagacgatatccatatataaattatttaaaaatgaaaaatgaaaaaataataaaaaaattattaattgcTAATAATGGTATGGCTGCATTAAAATGTATATTGTCATTAAAAGAATGgttatttaaaacatttaatgatgaaaatttgatacaaataatagtGTTAGCTACTGAAGATGATATAAAAAGTAATTCCAAATACATATCTTTATCAGATAAAGTTATTAAAGTTCCACCGGGAAAAAACAGTTATAATTATGCAAATGTTTCTTTAATTGTTGACATtgcaaaaaaagaaaatgttgATGCAGTTTGGCCAGGTTGGGGACATTGCTCAGAAAATCCATTATTGTCATCTATGCtagaaaaggaaaatataatttttgttgGACCGACTGATAATGTTATGGAAGCATTAGGTGATAAAATATCAGCCAACATTTTAGCTCAAAGTGTTAATGTACCTGTTGTTAAATGGAGTGgcgataatttaaaaattaaagattttgaaaataattcaattagtcaagatatatataataaatctaCTATTCATTCGTTAGAAGAATGTATCAGAGAATGCAAAAGGATTGGCTATCCTGTTATGATAAAAGCGTCACAAGGTGGTGGTGGTAAAGGTATTCGAAAGGTAGAAAacgaaaatgaaataaaaaaatattatgaacaagTTCAAAATGAATTACCAAATTCaccaatatttttaatgaaagTATGTAGCAATGTTAGACATATTGAAATACAAGTTGTTGGTGATATGTATGGAAATGTTTGTTCATTAAGTGGTAGAGATTGTACTACACAAAGacgatttcaaaaaatatttgaagaGGGACCACCTTCTATTGTTCCTCCACATACTTTTAGAGAAATGGAAAAAGCATCTATACGTTTAACAAAAATGATCAAATATAGAGGTGCAGGAACCattgaatatttatatgatcaagttaataacaaatattattttttagaatTAAATACCCGTTTACAAGTAGAGCATCCTGTTTCAGAAGGAATAACAGATACCAATATTGTCGCTATTCAACTTCAAGTTGCTATGGGCATACCTCTTCAAAATAtagatgatataaaaaaattatataaaatagaagagaaaacaaaaaaaaacacatcGTCAAGCAGTGTTAGTATTGTAAATGATAAGTTAAAACTTCCAATAAGCgaaaaagataataataaaacagtgAAAACTAATTTGAGTGAACAACTTGGCATGTTTGATTTTTACAACAACATGCCCCACACTAAAAATCATGTTATTGCTGCTCGAATAACAGCCGAAAACAGTAATGATAGTTTTAAACCAACGTCAGGCTTagtaaaaaatgttaattttcaaaattcGAAAGATGTATGGGGTTATTTCTCTATCAATAATGGGTTTGTTCATGAATTTTCAGATTCACAAATTGGCCATATATTTGCAAAAGGGGAAACAAGAGAAATTGCtagaaaaaatttaattctAGCGTTAAGGAAATTAAGCATAGATGGAGAAATTAAGACAGTTACAAAATATTTAGCAAAAATATTAGAATCTAAAGCATTTATAGATAACAATATAACAACAAATTGGTTAGATGTTGTAATAgaacgaaaaaaaaacatttattataatgcttttcatataattattttgtgtGCTGCCATATTTAAACtgttgatttattttatgaaagaAATGGAAAATACGGAAGATAGCCTAAATAGGGAAGACATTGCTATAAAATcagaaaataatatcaatGACATAAGTTTAAAtggaaaaatgaaaagagcacacatttttgatataatttttcaaaatgtaaaatataagttTAAAGGATATAATACTGGTGAAGATTTATACAAATTGAATATAAATGATCAAGAAATAGAAATATTagcaaaatatgataaagaaaataataaaatatttgcaTCATTCCATAAtcaaacatatatatatacatgtatagaAGATTCCTTAGGAACACATATGAATTTAGGGAAAGATAATGTATTTATTCCTGTTATTACTAATCCATATCATTTAATATCAAATACAAATggaaaaattgtaaaatatttaataaaagatggtgaaaaaattaacaaatttgaTGATTACATAGAAGTAGAAGCGATGAAAATGATTATGACTTTTAAATCTACTGAAACTGGTATATTAAAGCATAAGATGTCAGAAGGTGCTATGATAAAAATTGGTGATTTATTAGGAGTTATAGAAAAGGAAAAGGATAATCAAAATTAccaaaatgatgataataataacaaaattattgATTTTATTGGGCATCTAAATTTGTCAAACAAAAATGCATATGAATTAAACGGAACATTTGTTCCAGACTTAGCAGAAGAGTCACATAATAACGAAGTATGCTGTAAAAAcattgaaaaagaaaaaatggaaaaccTCAGAAAAATTGAAGATccgaaaaataataaaatttatccCACAAAACACACCAATAGAAATTCACAGGTTAATACAACAAATGAATCAGTGTCTGTTCAAGATATAAAAAcggaaaatatgaaaaaagatGAAAGCCAATTTTGCACAGAAGATAAACAAATACAAAATAACCAAGTAAATAGACGGAATAAattgtttttgaaaaaaaataatggaaaaaataacaaaaataatatgtttcgTTTATTTTCCCagaaaaatgataatgaCAGTAAAATAATAGATTCGAATATAGAAAGTAACTCCAGAGATGATACTTTAAGTTATGAtaagataaataaaaaaaatactaacaATGAATCATTAAAAGCCACCAAAAAAGAACCAAAAGATGCTACAAATATGCTCGAAACAACTAAAGAAACGTCTATAGGatcaaaaaattatttaaatgaaaaattaaattctgttaaaaaatatttaacgAATTTAAATTTATCGATAACAAATAccataaataaaatgagtACAACACCTAATgaagaattaataaatgatatttctgaaaataatttatctaCTACAAATACAATGCATAATGATTCAATCGTTAATTCTGGTAGCAATGATTCACTTGTTAGTCAAAGAACGAATAATATATCAGAAGAAAAgatagataataataaaaaattgatatcTTATGACAATTATAAGAATCAATCATATAAAGACAAAATAGTTTCTAGTGAAATTGATTTTCCGGTAAATAATACCAAAGATAAAAAATTggataaaatgaaaataattagtGACACCGAAATGAGCAGAAGCAATGATGACAATTCACAAAGTAGTAGAAATAGAACCAATACAAATTACAATGAAAAGATTGAATTAAATTTTGATAACAAGaaagataaagaaaatgaatttttCCTTGAATTATCAAACATGAAAAGAattgaatatttattaaaaggaTATGAACAAGACTATGAAAAATGCTTTGAAGATTTCTTAAAagacaaaaataattttgataaaaatctaaattatatattagataaatttatagaatataatcatttattttctaaaaaggaaattattagCGAAGTagaaatttattatattttatataaaagcATTAGTGATaagaaaaaacaatatgaaattatacatgcatatacatacaaCTATTTAAGTATAAAACTTctagaaaaaatattaaacaatttaataaatagtaaACAAACTAATTTGTCtttgcaaattttaaataaaataaaaatattaaaagaattCAAAGGAAAGATTTTTGGATCTATAATTTTGCTATCAAGATacattatatacttatatgaacagaatgaaaaaattcattatttagAATCTTCTTttcaatataataaaaatatggaagATATGAAGAAGCAAAgtttacaaaattatatcCGTTTTCTTACTAAGTCGAGCAATAtggataattataaaatagaTCAAATcttaaataatacaaattatgaagaaaagataaaattatttttaaaatcacCATCTGATATCCATTATtctttaccatttttatttaaaactgAAAATGTTAATTATCAAGAAATGTTCAATACatatttacataatttatacAAATATTCTACTATAAAAGCTAAGCCACATTCACCTAATTGTTTAGtattttctataaataaTCATGAATATAACAACGTCATgttaaatttaaatgaagACATCACTATTGAACAATTTAAAAGTATGCTGgatgatatattatatgaaatgAAATCTGACAAGATAAATACATtccatataataaataaaaatgaaaccTTCTTTAATTCACTGCAAAACTATTTAGATAATGCTTTCAAAAAAGTTAatactttatatatatataactattttggaaataaatatggagaaattcataaaattaatatgaacGCATATAAAGAACGAGAAAAAATACAAGACAACCTCGAAAAAAGTCCAATAGaaactaataaaaatgattctactataaataataaaatatatctcCTTCCTTTTGAAGAAGAAATTCTTACTTCAGAGAATATTGCATCAAattttgaattaaaaaatgtaggACAGGAAGTATTTAATAAGACTAAAATATTACTAGGAACATACAAACAAAACAATAAATACACTTCGTTATTTGCTCAAAGAATAATTGATATAAATGATTTACAAAAACAAGTTGATTCAGACAATATAAAGGTATATGATGAACAAGAGAATGTTGGAATGAccaaaaatggaaaaaataatatactattgtcaaaaaatatagaaaatggtCAAATGAACAATCAaatttatgatatatttatgtcTGAATTAAAAGAATCTATAGAAGATATAAGCATTTATAGATTAAACCCATCAATTCGGGATATTAAAATTAGTAgcaatataatatatcatatagTATTACCTAATAACTCAAATATAGAAGATCAAATAAATGGAATTAaagaaatttataaaaatttcctcaataaatataatgaacttttcatagaaaactatgttaataatgtatatattaaagtatataaagaaattgaagaagaaaaaaataatgaaacaaaATTAGAGCTTAACCAATTGTTGAAATTGCATGTTCTTTTTGATAATGAAAAAGAGGTTATTGAAAAAGTGGATAAAATAAATCCAGTTATTATCGATGCATTGTACTTAAAACGAAAGAGAGCAAGGGATGTAGATACTATATATGCTTATGATTTTGTTAAGCTTATAAACATAGCATTAAATAGGATAAATAATACTTTgaatgataattttaattatattaatagtGTGAAAGAATTCAAGATAGATTATAGTAGGGAAAACTCCgaagaaataaatgataCAGTAAGTGTGGGAAAGAAAGAAAAATCTCAACCTAACAAAAATGATAAACAATCTAAATGgctttttgaaaattttgacAATTTAAGTAGTGATGAAATtcgaataaaaaaatcacTTTATTTATCAAACTCTTTGGAAATAggacaaaataaaatgagCGTAATCGGATTGTTAATGAATGTAAAGACAGATGAATATAAAGAAGGAAGAGATATTgcttttataataaatgatattaCAACAAATGGAGGTGCATTTAGTGTTTTAGAAGACGAACTATTTTATGGAGTATCATGTTATGcgagagaaaaaaaaataccacGTATATGTATATCTTGCAATTCCGGAGCAAAAATTggattatataattatcttATGGATAAAATTAAAGTATGCTGGAATGatgaaaacaaaaaagaacttggatataaatatatatatataacagaAGAAGTAAAAGAAACAATTCCTAAAAaagatattatttatttaagagaaatttatgaaaatggagaaaaaagatatataatTGATGCTATAGTAggaaatttaaataatcatATAGGAGTAGAAAATTTAAGAGGTAGTGGATTAATAGCAGGAGAAACCTCAAAGGCTTATGATGAGATTTTTACTCTTTCATATGTCACTGGAAGAAGTGTTGGAATTGGTGCTTATTTAGTTAGATTAGGTAAACGAACtattcaaaaaaaaggaTCGTCTCTTTTACTAACTGGTTTTAATgctttaaataaaatattaggtGAAAAGGTATATATAAGTAATGAACAATTAGGAGGTGTAAATATTATGATGAAAAATGGAATATCTCAATTAGAAGCTGAAAATGACCAGGATGgagtaaataaaattttcaaatgGTTATCATATGTTCCTAAAACTAGTGACAATTATTTTGATGTTCTTGGGGAATCAACAAAATCATTTCACAATAAATTACAAGAAGATAACAAATGTGATATTACCAAATCTAGAAACTTAAACAATTCAATTGATTCTGACCAACAATCCAATAATTATCCAAATGGATACATTAATGATCAAGACATACAAGAGTATGCAAAAAAGAACAGTTTGCACAGCAGTTCAGATAGTACTACTGTTGAACCAGAAAGTATCAAAGAATGTGATACTTCACTTATACACATCAATGGAAATAATGGTGATGAAGAATCAGGGAACGAAATTAGTGATACGATTTCAGATAACtggaacaaaataaatgatgtAGATATGGACAATGTAAATGAAGCAGATATTATCGAATTACTAAAAGGGTCAGATAAAAAACAAGGATTTTTAGACAAAAATAGTTACTTTGAATATATGAATGAATGGGGAAAAGGTATTATAACTGGAAGAGGAAAATTAGGATCAATACCAATTGGTTTTATTgctgtaaataaaaatttagttACCCAAACTGTTCCATGTGATCCAGCATTGAAAACTAAGGCTATAAAAACAACAAATGCCCCATGTGTTTTTGTGCCTGATAATTCGTACAAAACTGCCCAATCTATTGAAGattttaataaagaaaatttacCTTTATTTGTCTTTGCAAATTGGAGAGGTTTTTCAGGAGGTACTATGGATATGTTTAACAGTATCTTAAAATTTGGATCAATGATAGTTAATCAATTAGTTAATTATAAGCATCCCGTTTTTGTATACATACCTATTTTGGGAGAACTTAGAGGTGGGTCTTGGGTAGTAGTAGATGAAACATTGAACAGCCAAATAATAGAAATGTATGCAGATACTAATAGTAAAGGTGGAATATTAGAACCTCCAGGATTAGTAGAAGTCAAATTTAAGTTCGCAGAAATTAAGAAATTAATGAATAACAGTGATCCATATATAATAGAACTAAATCAGAAACTCGCGACTCTTCAG aatgAAGAAGAAATTTTAAGtgtaaaaaaggaaatagaAAAGAAGGAAAAGGAAATGCTTCCATTTTATTTACAAGTGTGTCATAAATATGCAGATCTACATGATGTATCATCATGTATGAAGGAGAAAGGTGTTATTAGAAAAATTGTTCCATGGGAAAAATCTAGATCCTTTTTCTATTATCGCTTATTAAGGAGATTGATATTACATACATTAAA CAAAAAATTTGGAGATTCTTATACCAATTGTGATGAAATTAAGGATATCATCAATGACCTTAAAAATTCTGAAGATGATGACCAAGTTGTATGCAAAAGAGTTTTAAATggaaatgttttaaaaaatataaacaagataaaagatgaaattttacataaaaaaacTTTAGATGGTATTTTCAAAGAATTTCAAAATTTATcaaaaacacaaaaaatagaactttataaaaaaattagttcttatgaattttaa
- a CDS encoding mediator of RNA polymerase II transcription subunit 6, putative has translation MAETYYESELKKDNKIEYVDNIFLSKNILNNRENALNYFYTSPFYTSKSHISLNEKIRVGKIIGEEDEGYLFDISYDNLDVLKKDEPTDSASVHIYYNTNSIYHIRLTHIYKLKNILFKKVTQMFCVFNGKIYSSRSFGELLINKINNIVRNIENFYDRVNNMMNFNITSNYYFENKTRLKQLDDSHKNFSLDDFNISITKKKKK, from the coding sequence ATGGCAGAAACATACTATGAATCCGAATTGAAGAAAGATAACAAAATAGAGTATGtggataatatatttttatcaaaaaatatattaaataatagaGAAAAtgctttaaattatttttatacttcTCCTTTTTATACATCAAAAAGCCATATAtcattaaatgaaaaaattcgAGTAGGGAAAATAATTGGTGAAGAAGATGAGGGgtatttatttgatataaGCTATGATAATTTAGatgttttaaaaaaggaTGAACCAACTGATAGCGCTagtgtgcatatatattataatacaaattctatatatcatataagactaacacatatatataaattaaaaaatattcttttCAAAAAAGTAACTCAAATGTTTTGTGTGTTTAATGGGAAGATATATAGCTCGCGTTCTTTTGGGGAATtactaataaataaaataaataatattgtgCGAAATATCGAAAACTTTTATGACCGagtaaataatatgatgaattttaatataacatcaaattattattttgaaaataaaacgCGCCTTAAGCAGTTAGACGATTCACACAAAAATTTTAGCCTTGACGATTTTAATATTTCGattaccaaaaaaaaaaaaaaataa
- a CDS encoding protein MGET, putative, whose translation MNKTKGTFQKKLTTQEYPVKKEAKCITKNKNINNSNSGKHNSTVFQLNKNEGRIKEEDNIVSKIKELNLHLLQNEDEINNMRQENETLSSQIINFSNKCKELQFICTEKENENNRLKENNQMLVHELNRIKTENEKIEQQNKHFVNIDKSKNIEITNLKKDIFILKNELNEKNNEINNLNENIKLLNEKINIINEENIKNKQDVNNNIKKQDKINENVNEKESQIQSLQDKVQKLNKIIKDKNDDNDKCKKKLSQQNDKLIHLNNKIQNLEKKQADDIEKIKKYTESIKLIKKKYNNNKRQEQAEGNKMVDHKKQQEDAIFNSQFYNVNKKNKDKKINQVTNIQSHQNSFLTKSKYINKEKSNISSTSSSSSNDSDDNEIQSTQIVSFSEKYNVNKNMRKGKDTNKI comes from the exons atgaataAGACAAAAGGCACTTTCCAAAAAAAACTAACAACTCAAGAATATCCTGTAAAAa AAGAAGCGAAATGCATaacgaaaaataaaaacattaataatagtaatagtgGAAAACATAACAGCACAGTGTtccaattaaataaaaatgaagggCGGATAAAAGAAGAAGATAATATAGTTAGCAAAATAAAAGAACTAAATCTACATTTATTACAAAATgaagatgaaataaataatatgagaCAGGAAAATGAAACATTATCCTCACAA attattaatttttctaacAAATGCAAAGAACTACAATTCATATGTACAGAAAAAGAAAACGAAAATAATCGGCTAAAAGAAAACAATCAAATGTTAGTACATGAATTAAATAGAATTAAaacagaaaatgaaaaaatagaaCAACAAAATAAACATTTTGTAAATATAGACAAGagtaaaaatattgaaataactaatttgaaaaaagatatttttattttaaaaaatgaactaaatgaaaaaaataatgaaataaataatttaaatgagaATATCAAATTATtgaatgaaaaaattaatattataaacgaggaaaatataaaaaacaaacaagatgtaaataataatataaagaagcaagataaaataaatgagaatgtaaatgaaaaagaatCTCAAATACAATCATTACAAGATAAGGTacaaaaattaaacaaaattattaaagacaaaaatgatgataatgataaatgtaaaaaaaaattatcgcAGCAAAATGATAAACTTATTCAtctaaataataaaatacaaaatctagaaaaaaaacaagcaGATGAcatagaaaaaattaaaaagtatACAGAAAGCATTaaacttataaaaaaaaaatataacaataataaacgACAAGAGCAAGCAGAGGGAAACAAAATGGTTGATCACAAAAAGCAACAGGAGGATGCTATATTTAATTCACAGTTTtataatgtaaataaaaaaaataaagacaaaaaaattaaccaAGTTACAAATATTCAAAGTCATCAAAATAGTTTTCTAACAAAATCAAAATACATAAACAAAGAGAAAAGCAATATAAGCAGTACTAGTAGTAGCAGTAGTAATGACAGTGATGATAACGAAATTCAGAGCACTCAAATTGTTAGTTTCTCCGAAAAGtataatgtaaataaaaatatgaggAAAGGAAAAGatacaaacaaaatataa
- a CDS encoding autophagy-related protein 12, putative has product MPYFPIRYFPSFDKKPDMNECLFSRRNKKVKIVLKSISGISILKKNKIIINGNETLVSILNFLKKIYNKEEYIYLYINSTIKPNLDDYISDLFDLYQISNSLNISYSFNPAY; this is encoded by the exons ATGCCATATTTTCCTATACGCTATTTTCCAAGCTTCGACAAAAAACCTGATATGAATGAATGTTTATTTTCCAGGCGTAATAAAAAAG TGAAAATAGTACTTAAAAGCATAAGTGGGATAtctattttgaaaaaaaacaaaattattataaatggAAATGAAACGCTAGTATccattttaaattttctcaaaaaaatatataacaaagAAGAATATATA TATCTATACATTAATAGCACGATTAAACCCAATTTGGATGATTATATATCAGATCTATTTGAT TTATATCAAATTTCCAACAGCTTAAACATTTCATATAGTTTCAATCCAGCGTATTAA